The following coding sequences lie in one Rutidosis leptorrhynchoides isolate AG116_Rl617_1_P2 chromosome 4, CSIRO_AGI_Rlap_v1, whole genome shotgun sequence genomic window:
- the LOC139841075 gene encoding uncharacterized protein, protein MIIVNVYGPHNYIKKKEMWNSLEKLLEFDNDNWVLCGDFNEVRNEDERRNCIFNARRATIFNTFMNNSKLIEVPLEGKRFTRIWDNGRRFSKLDRFLVSEHFLLRWGDLYVSALNRKDTDHCPLVLRNKWIDFGPKRTRVFDVWLDHKEADKIISKTWDKSVEGNRADLIFCRKLKATRFALPSKSTFGKIDSESEEYRKEAAIWESRAESSDLEESDRSKWMDVMGKRLKKEAEKRNMMKQKARVKWATDGEENSKFFHAYIRRRTCKNNIHGLNINGKWEEDPGETSHGCNTSFVSLIPKKQDSVELGDYRPISLIGGYYKIIAKLLSNRLRKVVPNLVGDEQTAFLRGKSILDGVLILNEAVDESKRCKAKTFLFKADFSKAFDSLKWKFLFDIMRLMGFGSRWIKWIFSCLRYASISVLVNGSPTKEFKLEKGVRQGDPLSPFLFILASEGLNMIIKNASNDGLFEGVDIGKDKVRLTHLQYADDTIFIGEWRRRNIHNVMLILKSFEELSGLELMPLNAVYSGWASHP, encoded by the exons ATGATTATAGTTAACGTATATGGTCCACACAACTATATAAAGAAGAAAGAGATGTGGAATTCGTTAGAAAAATTACTCGAGTTTGACAACGATAATTGGGTACTGTGTGGAGATTTCAACGAGGTTAGGAATGAAGATGAACGGCGTAATTGTATTTTCAATGCTAGAAGAGCTACAATATTTAATACATTTATGAACAATTCGAAACTCATTGAGGTGCCATTAGAGGGTAAGAGATTTACTAGAATTTGGGATAACGGACGTAGGTTCAGCAAATTGGATCGGTTTCTAGTATCAGAACATTTTTTGCTTCGGTGGGGTGACTTATACGTTTCAGCTCTTAATCGCAAGGACACCGATCACTGCCCACTTGTATTGCGAAATAAATGGATTGATTTTGGTCCTAAGCGCACCAGGGTATTCGATGTCTGGCTTGACCATAAAGAGGCTGATAAAATCATATCCAAAACTTGGGATAAATCTGTAGAAGGCAATAGGGCGGACTTGATTTTCTGCAGGAAATTGAAAGCTACTAGATTTGCTTTACCGAGTAAATCTACTTTTGGTAAAATTGATTCAGAAAGTGAGGAATACAGAAAAGAAGCAGCTATATGGGAATCGAGAGCTGAATCTTCGGATTTAGAAGAGTCTGATCGGTCAAAGTGGATGGACGTGatgggaaaaaggttgaaaaaggaaGCTGAAAAACGGAATATGATGAAACAAAAGGCACGGGTCAAATGGGCAACCGACGGGGAAGAAAATTCCAAGTTTTTTCATGCTTATATTAGAAGACGCACCTGCAAAAATAATATTCATGGTTTGAATATCAATGGCAAATGGGAAGAAGATCCTG GTGAAACATCTCATGGATGCAACACCTCATTTGTTTCGTTAATTCCTAAAAAACAGGATTCGGTGGAGCTCGGAGATTATCGCCCGATAAGTTTAATAGGCGGATATTACAAGATTATTGCCAAACTTCTATCCAATCGCCTAAGAAAGGTTGTACCAAATCTGGTGGGAGACGAGCAAACAGCGTTTCTAAGAGGTAAATCAATTTTAGATGGAGTTTTAATTCTTAACGAGGCCGTTGATGAATCAAAAAGATGCAAGGCGAAGACTTTTCTTTTCAAAGCAGATTTCTCTAAAGCTTTTGACTCTCTTAAGTGGAAGTTCCTATTCGATATTATGCGTCTTATGGGTTTCGGGTCCCGGTGGATCAAATGGATCTTTTCTTGTTTACGATATGCCTCTATATCCGTTCTAGTGAATGGATCTCCTACAAAAGAGTTCAAATTGGAAAAGGGAGTTAGGCAGGGCGACCCGCTCTCGCCTTTTCTCTTTATACTTGCAAGTGAGGGGTTAAACATGATTATAAAGAATGCATCCAATGATGGGCTGTTCGAAGGAGTAGATATCGGCAAAGACAAAGTCCGTCTCACTCATCTTCAATACGCGGACGATACGATTTTTATTGGTGAGTGGAGAAGGAGAAATATTCATAATGTTATGCTTATTCTTAAAAGTTTTGAAGAATTGTCTGGGTTAGAATTAATGCCGCTAAATGCTGTCTATTCGGGTTGGGCGTCTCATCCTTAG